In Candidatus Rickettsiella isopodorum, the following proteins share a genomic window:
- a CDS encoding protein kinase domain-containing protein: MYRHKKNPYLTLSDLTQQSGTEDPTSWVSEQNIAIIRHGKLYLPDNTAPTALVQKKEKKSTASEIKIYRLIASNKQSEKKAILQPIFNRLNGSSLFFPLISGGNLDLSQYFLFEQFKEKRIIAASWLMKQLFLLLEALHHLHTETFVLEGRVFKGIIHGDIKPSNILINELGNLVLADFDCAYPAAEPACQLGSLRYMAPELFSNLNFTLTPFLNIDKSDIWSLGITLYRLLNNKFPNFFHSFNYNQKNSAHHFFQEKIFDKNTPCILFEDNISSFIDLKQWGENYSSSFIAKKARESLKILQHHKEKNIAHLTLSDILSHLSTAMLGSIDDRPNTKELLTLMHALQKHFSPFNDKESQEFINELLSHSSLNTETCVNKNLNPSAAKLKNKTRSFS; this comes from the coding sequence ATGTATCGTCATAAAAAAAACCCCTATTTAACATTATCTGATTTAACTCAACAGTCAGGAACCGAGGATCCCACTTCATGGGTTTCCGAACAAAACATTGCAATTATTCGACATGGAAAACTTTACCTACCTGATAATACTGCTCCTACTGCATTAGTTCAAAAGAAAGAAAAAAAATCAACAGCCTCTGAAATAAAAATTTATCGACTGATTGCCTCTAATAAACAATCTGAAAAAAAAGCAATTTTACAACCCATTTTTAATCGCCTGAACGGATCTTCTCTATTTTTCCCATTAATATCTGGTGGAAATTTAGATTTATCACAGTATTTTTTGTTTGAACAATTTAAAGAAAAAAGAATCATAGCGGCCTCATGGTTAATGAAACAGCTATTTTTGTTGCTGGAGGCATTGCATCATCTACATACTGAAACATTTGTACTTGAGGGTCGTGTATTTAAAGGAATCATCCATGGTGACATTAAACCTAGTAATATTTTAATAAATGAACTCGGTAATCTCGTATTGGCCGATTTTGACTGCGCTTATCCTGCAGCTGAGCCTGCGTGTCAGTTGGGTAGTTTGCGTTATATGGCTCCTGAATTATTTTCCAATTTGAATTTTACGCTAACACCCTTTTTAAATATCGATAAATCGGATATTTGGTCACTGGGAATTACACTCTATCGACTATTAAATAATAAATTTCCTAATTTCTTTCATAGTTTTAATTACAATCAAAAAAATTCTGCCCATCATTTTTTTCAAGAAAAAATATTCGATAAAAATACTCCTTGTATACTTTTTGAAGATAATATCAGCAGCTTTATTGACTTAAAACAATGGGGAGAAAATTATTCTTCATCTTTTATAGCAAAAAAGGCGAGAGAAAGTCTTAAGATTTTACAGCATCATAAAGAAAAAAATATAGCTCACCTTACTCTATCGGATATTTTAAGTCATTTATCTACCGCTATGTTAGGTTCAATAGACGATCGTCCTAATACAAAGGAACTCTTAACGCTGATGCACGCATTACAAAAACATTTTAGCCCCTTTAATGATAAGGAATCTCAAGAATTTATTAACGAATTGCTTAGTCATTCCTCATTGAATACAGAAACCTGTGTCAATAAAAATTTAAACCCTTCTGCAGCAAAACTTAAGAATAAAACTCGATCATTCAGCTAA
- a CDS encoding bifunctional glycosyltransferase family 2/GtrA family protein, producing MLTDSYPTILIPAYQPNDNLVALIKSLRDKQPQQRIIVVDDGSDVDKQVIFSKIQTFNIELLRHTKNKGKGQALKTGFQHWLATSHSKELGIVTADADGQHLPQDILHLSTVFMQSPSDLYLGKRTFNQTPIPWRSRFGNKLTKYILRLFSKTILEDTQTGLRVIPRKLLLPLLNSNARGYEFELEMLLIAEEHQVNIQEIPIKTVYLDDNRSSHFNPLIDSIKIYFVFIRFAAISLISAAIDFALFFLTYWLKKNIFLAVLLGRILSATFNFKLNQHLAFKSKNHWLPAALKYTALACFLGLIAYSLITLIHDFGINVYSSKIIAEIALFILSFTIQRFFIFNKVPTLESKY from the coding sequence ATAAAATCTTTACGTGACAAACAGCCGCAGCAGAGAATTATTGTTGTTGACGATGGATCGGACGTTGATAAACAAGTCATTTTTTCAAAAATTCAAACTTTTAATATCGAACTTCTTCGCCATACAAAAAATAAAGGGAAAGGTCAGGCGCTTAAAACAGGATTTCAACATTGGTTAGCCACTAGCCATTCTAAAGAATTAGGCATTGTAACGGCTGATGCGGATGGTCAACATCTTCCTCAAGATATTCTACATCTGTCCACCGTTTTTATGCAAAGTCCTTCTGATCTCTATTTAGGCAAACGTACATTTAATCAAACACCGATTCCCTGGCGTAGCCGATTCGGTAATAAACTTACCAAATACATTTTACGCCTTTTTAGCAAAACCATCTTAGAGGATACACAAACGGGTTTGCGCGTCATTCCACGAAAACTCTTATTACCCTTATTAAATTCGAACGCCCGAGGCTATGAATTCGAGTTGGAAATGCTATTAATTGCTGAAGAACATCAAGTCAATATTCAAGAAATTCCTATAAAAACAGTCTATTTAGATGATAATCGTTCATCGCATTTTAATCCTTTGATTGACTCAATCAAAATTTATTTTGTGTTTATTCGCTTTGCTGCGATATCCTTAATTTCCGCCGCTATTGATTTTGCATTATTTTTCTTAACTTACTGGCTTAAAAAAAATATATTTTTAGCGGTATTATTGGGACGCATTTTATCGGCCACTTTCAATTTCAAATTGAATCAACATCTTGCTTTTAAAAGCAAAAATCACTGGCTGCCCGCTGCGTTGAAATATACGGCCTTAGCCTGTTTTTTAGGACTTATTGCCTACAGTTTAATTACATTAATCCATGATTTTGGAATAAATGTCTATAGCAGTAAAATTATTGCAGAAATTGCATTATTTATTCTTTCATTTACTATACAACGTTTTTTTATTTTCAATAAAGTTCCCACATTGGAAAGCAAATATTAA